One Avibacterium avium genomic window carries:
- a CDS encoding leucyl aminopeptidase translates to MKYTVKNTALSALTGNVIVAVFEDGKLSPSAQALDQVTNGALGQLIASGDIKGKQGEVVTLRNVNEHLTRVFVVGCGKQGELSVRQYKQLIKNTIQAVKTTNATQVHNFLTEVQINERDLYWNVRFAVESIAESFYQFDQFKSKKSDQNTALQEIVFIVDSAQQEQAEKAVQQGQAIALGVHCAKDVANCPPNVCNPAYLAEQAKKLAEKSPHFKVSVLGEKEMAELGMNAYLAVSQGSQNEAQLSIIEYRNHPNPQAKPIVLVGKGLTFDAGGISLKPADSMDEMKYDMGGAASVYGVMNALAELQLPLNVIGVLAGCENLPDGNAYRPGDILTTMSGLTVEVLNTDAEGRLVLCDTLTYVERFEPELVIDVATLTGACVVALGQHNSGLMSPNDRLAEQLLNAAQQSADKAWRLPLSEEYQEQIKSPFADLANIGGRWGGAITAGEFLSNFTKNYTWAHLDIAGTAWLQGANKGATGRPVNLLTQFLIERVE, encoded by the coding sequence ATGAAATATACAGTAAAAAACACCGCACTTTCAGCACTAACGGGCAATGTCATTGTTGCTGTTTTTGAAGACGGAAAACTTTCACCTTCGGCTCAAGCACTAGATCAAGTGACCAATGGCGCACTTGGTCAACTTATTGCAAGTGGTGATATTAAAGGAAAACAAGGCGAAGTAGTAACCTTGCGCAATGTAAACGAACATTTAACGCGTGTTTTTGTTGTGGGTTGTGGTAAACAAGGGGAACTCAGTGTTCGTCAATATAAACAATTAATCAAAAACACGATTCAAGCAGTAAAAACCACCAATGCTACGCAAGTGCATAACTTTTTAACGGAAGTGCAAATCAACGAACGTGATCTTTATTGGAATGTGCGATTTGCCGTTGAAAGCATCGCAGAAAGTTTTTATCAATTCGATCAATTCAAAAGCAAAAAATCAGATCAGAATACCGCTTTGCAAGAAATAGTGTTTATTGTTGATTCAGCACAACAAGAACAAGCAGAAAAAGCGGTTCAACAAGGGCAAGCCATTGCACTTGGCGTGCATTGCGCGAAAGACGTAGCAAATTGCCCACCAAATGTGTGTAATCCTGCGTATTTAGCAGAACAAGCGAAAAAACTCGCTGAAAAATCACCGCACTTTAAAGTGAGCGTGCTTGGCGAAAAAGAAATGGCTGAACTTGGAATGAATGCCTACCTTGCGGTTTCACAAGGCAGCCAAAACGAAGCGCAGCTTTCTATTATTGAATACCGTAATCACCCAAATCCGCAAGCAAAACCTATTGTTTTAGTGGGTAAAGGCTTAACCTTTGACGCAGGCGGTATTTCCTTAAAACCAGCAGATAGTATGGACGAAATGAAATACGATATGGGCGGCGCGGCTTCGGTTTATGGTGTAATGAATGCGTTAGCGGAATTACAACTACCGTTAAATGTGATTGGCGTGCTAGCCGGTTGTGAAAACTTGCCAGACGGCAATGCTTATCGCCCAGGAGATATTTTAACCACAATGAGCGGTTTAACCGTGGAAGTGCTGAATACCGATGCAGAAGGGCGTTTAGTGCTGTGCGATACGCTCACTTATGTAGAACGCTTTGAGCCTGAGTTAGTGATCGATGTCGCCACGCTAACAGGGGCCTGCGTAGTGGCGCTTGGCCAACACAACAGCGGTTTAATGTCGCCAAATGATCGTCTTGCGGAACAGCTACTCAATGCCGCACAACAAAGCGCGGATAAAGCTTGGCGTTTACCATTAAGCGAAGAATACCAAGAACAGATTAAATCTCCATTTGCCGATCTGGCTAACATCGGCGGTCGCTGGGGCGGCGCAATCACCGCAGGCGAGTTTTTATCCAACTTCACCAAAAACTACACTTGGGCTCACTTAGACATCGCCGGCACCGCCTGGCTACAAGGTGCCAATAAAGGCGCAACCGGACGCCCTGTGAATTTACTCACACAGTTTTTGATTGAGCGGGTGGAGTAA
- a CDS encoding YadA-like family protein — protein sequence MNTIFKVIWNQALGCFTAVGELATSQGKRSSKSTAVVAATLMMLGSGQASAEERMMEARDYMTDCVVQGLQMVCIEGAKSLTSGSFAVGQNSLAGQSVQNYDLNWASLAAPETKTIRVGGASKVINQGDKFTSVEDFNAYLSTLRDNDKFKRTYIGKMNNIAMGTGAQAVGGRNISIGESAGAVADSDNLAYLNSNESQNIKNRLEAVSAEERATYNWQIHNVNIGTNAGLNAKKDYSIAMGFNAGALNEEARKVQVADYTDATVFIGKRAGENNTSSGSVAIGVEAAMPRANGGVTDKYDDQSVYIGKQAGRGTETGVLKGADGNGTYKDPAKTYNGIYRDTNNDLLAGSLENPGSPALTGSNVGVGPNALWFAKGSANVGMGWKAGNTSTGSNNTYLGNISGMTQVGDFNVAVGNEAGGGAVSSRSVSVGSYAKANGDASVAVGSGAKAGSQDKTLTVTSGSTNSSGAHYQNNKYNDIAVGNEAAATGGSSIAMGKRAISNNDSSVAVGSNAEATGKGAISLGSSVGVTVERTPEGYGQNTDTEIPDATKQSIASGDFSMALGTASAASGNNSIAQGTRSSATDLGSIAFGYETLSTGDASLAASSNAKAYGKSDIAIGKNALAGDENFQNSDGHSYNTAIGQDAKAIASQSTAVGTAAQATANDTIAVGPSAQATNLSSIAIGKDAQATGEQSISVGVGNVVSGNNSGAFGDPTTISGTGSYSIGNNNTVATNDSFVLGSNVSQTIENSVALGKDSAMTAGSAVGTAVKATDGTDGATTTAGDKGTVDTATVNGVTYGGFAGATADGVVSVGSAGKERRVQNVAAGEISETSTDAINGSQLYLVAKGLNDQMPVVYTKADGTKVYKKPDGTFVDESGEEVQPTDVIASMNNGEGSTTAPMALTNIAGNLDGAKANTTAPVTSGTAPTDVNVNNAATVGDVLNAGWNLQGNGQAVDFVKPYDTVNFVGTGAATVTGEVVDGVATITIDVPKTAAGGMNSFNVASNGAAPTEIADGNTVDFIDGNNTVVTTTPKADNSGVDVKVDLADNIMVGKPGVDGKDGSIGATGKDGASAVLNGKDGTIGLTGPRGADGEDGASAAIGVKDGAKGLDGNDGANGDSKTRIVYTTPDGNTEEVATLNDGLKFEGNQGGTLDKKLNETVTVKGGLADNATATDANTRVDVEDGALVVKLAKDLKDIDSAIFGTDAADQTVINKDGITIKGDNNVSLTDAGLDNGGNKIVNVAAGEADTDAVNVSQLNKEVAKAKTTVTSNDGSVTVVKTAASDGHDNYDLSVDAQSVAENAQLPVVYTNKAGDKVYKQADGTFNTAKDGSGDTVQPTDVIASMNNGEGSTTAPMALTNIAGNLDGAKANTTAPVTSGTAPADVNVNNAATVGDVLNAGWNLQGNGQAVDFVKPYDTVNFVDGANTTVTTRPKDDGTGVDVKVDLADNVLVGQPGQDGKDGKDGSIGATGKDGASAVLNGKDGSISLTGPKGADGKDGASATIAVKDGTKGLERNDGADGESKTRIVYTKPDGTTEEVATLNDGLSFAGDKGEVINKKLNEQLDIKGKAAADAEVTDKNIRVDSEEGALIIKMAKMLQDLEGAEFTDKDGNTVVVKDGGIVIKGKDAPDDKTVSLTTNGLNNGGNKITNVARGTDLTDAVNVEQLEEVKNQAGAGGFNVETNSKDTKKIGNGDTVDFVNGNNTTVSKVDTPKGVQVKVDLAKDLKGLNSVELKDPAGNVTNITGNGVNISGTNSAGNPSNVSLTANGLNNGGNRITNVAPGVKGTDAVNVNQLNAVGKRIGDVDRKARGGIAGSAAMANLPQAYIPGHSMVAVAASTHRGANAVALGVSRISDSGHVIIKLSGSADSEGGKSAGIGVGYQW from the coding sequence ATGAATACTATATTCAAAGTTATTTGGAACCAAGCCCTAGGTTGTTTCACAGCAGTAGGTGAGTTGGCAACGAGTCAAGGAAAAAGAAGCAGCAAAAGCACAGCTGTTGTTGCTGCCACTTTAATGATGCTGGGTAGCGGCCAAGCCTCGGCAGAAGAACGCATGATGGAAGCCCGAGACTACATGACAGATTGCGTGGTTCAAGGCCTGCAAATGGTGTGTATTGAAGGGGCTAAATCATTAACCAGCGGCTCATTTGCAGTTGGTCAGAATTCATTGGCAGGCCAATCTGTTCAAAACTATGATTTAAATTGGGCATCTTTAGCAGCACCAGAAACCAAAACCATCCGCGTAGGTGGCGCAAGTAAAGTCATTAACCAAGGCGATAAATTTACCAGTGTAGAAGATTTTAATGCGTATTTGAGCACATTGCGTGATAACGACAAATTCAAACGTACTTACATTGGCAAAATGAACAATATTGCCATGGGTACGGGCGCACAAGCCGTGGGTGGTCGCAACATTTCCATTGGCGAAAGTGCAGGCGCTGTTGCAGACAGCGACAATTTGGCCTACTTAAACTCTAATGAATCACAGAATATTAAAAACCGGCTTGAAGCTGTTTCGGCAGAAGAGCGTGCCACCTACAACTGGCAGATTCATAATGTAAACATCGGCACCAATGCAGGCTTGAATGCGAAAAAAGATTACAGCATTGCCATGGGCTTTAATGCTGGCGCCTTGAATGAAGAAGCGCGTAAAGTTCAAGTAGCTGATTATACAGACGCCACCGTTTTTATCGGTAAGAGAGCAGGTGAAAACAACACCTCATCAGGTTCAGTAGCGATTGGTGTAGAAGCAGCAATGCCCAGAGCAAATGGTGGAGTAACCGATAAATACGATGATCAAAGCGTATACATCGGCAAACAAGCAGGCCGAGGTACGGAAACAGGTGTGCTCAAAGGTGCAGATGGCAATGGCACTTATAAAGATCCCGCTAAAACATATAATGGCATTTACCGTGATACCAATAATGACCTTTTAGCAGGCAGCTTGGAAAACCCTGGCTCACCTGCACTAACAGGTAGCAATGTAGGGGTTGGCCCGAATGCACTATGGTTTGCCAAAGGTAGCGCGAATGTTGGCATGGGCTGGAAAGCAGGTAATACAAGCACAGGTAGCAACAACACCTATCTGGGTAATATCTCAGGCATGACTCAAGTGGGTGATTTTAACGTAGCAGTGGGTAATGAAGCTGGCGGTGGTGCCGTTTCATCTCGTTCTGTTAGCGTTGGTTCTTACGCCAAAGCCAATGGCGATGCTTCTGTTGCCGTGGGTAGTGGTGCAAAAGCAGGCTCACAAGACAAAACATTAACAGTGACTTCTGGTTCAACTAATTCTTCTGGTGCACATTATCAAAACAATAAATACAACGATATCGCTGTGGGTAATGAAGCGGCTGCCACAGGCGGTTCTTCAATCGCCATGGGTAAACGTGCCATTTCAAACAACGACAGCTCAGTGGCGGTTGGTTCAAATGCCGAAGCCACAGGTAAAGGTGCGATTTCATTGGGTTCATCTGTGGGCGTAACAGTAGAGCGTACGCCCGAAGGCTATGGCCAAAATACCGATACCGAGATTCCAGATGCCACCAAGCAATCAATTGCATCAGGCGATTTCAGTATGGCATTGGGTACGGCATCAGCTGCATCAGGCAATAACAGCATTGCTCAAGGCACTCGCTCATCAGCCACTGATTTAGGCTCAATTGCTTTTGGTTATGAAACCTTATCAACAGGTGATGCTTCATTGGCTGCATCATCAAATGCCAAAGCCTATGGCAAATCAGACATCGCCATCGGTAAAAATGCCTTGGCAGGTGATGAAAACTTCCAAAATTCAGACGGCCACAGCTACAACACCGCAATTGGTCAAGATGCCAAAGCCATCGCATCGCAATCAACTGCTGTGGGTACAGCTGCACAAGCCACCGCAAATGACACCATTGCAGTGGGTCCATCAGCTCAAGCAACCAACCTAAGCTCAATTGCCATTGGTAAAGATGCACAGGCCACTGGTGAGCAATCGATTTCTGTTGGTGTAGGCAATGTCGTGTCTGGTAACAACTCAGGTGCATTCGGTGACCCAACCACCATCAGCGGCACAGGCTCATATTCAATTGGTAACAATAATACTGTTGCAACCAATGATTCATTCGTATTGGGTAGCAATGTTAGCCAAACCATCGAAAACTCTGTTGCACTAGGCAAAGACTCAGCAATGACTGCTGGCTCTGCTGTTGGCACAGCTGTTAAAGCGACAGACGGAACAGATGGCGCAACCACAACCGCAGGTGATAAAGGCACTGTAGATACTGCAACAGTAAACGGTGTAACTTATGGCGGCTTCGCAGGCGCAACAGCTGATGGCGTTGTATCTGTAGGTTCAGCGGGTAAAGAGCGCCGTGTACAAAATGTGGCAGCGGGTGAAATTAGTGAAACATCAACCGATGCCATCAATGGTAGCCAGCTTTACCTCGTTGCTAAAGGCTTAAACGACCAAATGCCAGTGGTATACACAAAAGCAGATGGCACAAAAGTGTATAAAAAACCTGATGGCACATTTGTTGATGAGTCTGGCGAAGAAGTGCAACCTACTGACGTTATCGCCTCAATGAACAATGGCGAAGGTTCAACCACTGCCCCAATGGCATTGACCAACATTGCAGGCAATCTTGATGGTGCTAAAGCAAACACTACTGCCCCAGTAACATCAGGCACAGCGCCAACAGACGTAAACGTCAACAACGCAGCGACTGTCGGTGACGTATTGAATGCAGGTTGGAATCTACAAGGCAACGGCCAAGCGGTTGACTTTGTGAAACCATACGACACGGTAAACTTTGTTGGCACAGGCGCAGCCACCGTAACTGGCGAAGTAGTAGATGGTGTTGCAACCATCACAATTGATGTACCTAAAACAGCTGCTGGTGGTATGAATAGCTTTAATGTTGCTTCTAATGGCGCTGCGCCTACAGAAATCGCTGATGGCAATACAGTTGATTTCATTGATGGCAACAACACAGTTGTTACAACTACGCCGAAAGCTGATAACTCTGGTGTAGATGTCAAAGTAGATTTGGCTGATAACATTATGGTTGGTAAGCCTGGTGTAGACGGCAAAGATGGCTCAATTGGTGCTACTGGCAAAGATGGAGCAAGTGCAGTATTGAACGGTAAAGATGGCACTATTGGTTTAACAGGCCCACGTGGTGCTGATGGTGAAGACGGTGCTTCTGCTGCTATTGGCGTGAAAGATGGTGCTAAAGGCCTTGATGGCAATGATGGTGCTAATGGTGATAGCAAAACCCGTATTGTTTACACCACCCCTGATGGCAACACTGAAGAAGTAGCAACCTTAAATGACGGCTTGAAATTTGAGGGCAATCAAGGTGGCACTCTTGATAAGAAACTCAATGAAACCGTAACCGTTAAAGGTGGTTTAGCTGACAATGCGACTGCTACAGATGCCAATACTCGTGTTGATGTTGAAGATGGTGCGCTGGTTGTGAAATTGGCCAAAGATCTCAAAGATATCGATTCAGCAATATTTGGCACAGATGCAGCAGACCAAACTGTTATCAACAAAGATGGCATCACCATCAAAGGCGATAACAACGTATCATTAACAGATGCAGGTTTGGATAACGGCGGCAACAAGATTGTTAATGTAGCTGCAGGTGAGGCTGATACAGACGCAGTAAACGTAAGCCAGCTCAACAAAGAAGTAGCGAAAGCAAAAACCACAGTTACTTCAAACGACGGCAGCGTTACCGTAGTGAAAACCGCTGCTTCAGACGGCCACGACAACTACGATCTTAGCGTTGATGCCCAAAGCGTTGCCGAAAACGCACAATTACCAGTGGTATACACCAATAAAGCTGGTGATAAAGTGTACAAACAAGCAGATGGTACGTTTAACACTGCCAAAGATGGTTCAGGCGACACAGTGCAACCTACTGACGTTATCGCCTCAATGAACAATGGCGAAGGTTCAACCACTGCCCCAATGGCATTGACCAACATTGCAGGCAATCTTGATGGTGCTAAAGCAAACACTACTGCTCCAGTAACATCAGGCACAGCGCCAGCAGACGTAAATGTTAACAACGCAGCAACTGTAGGCGACGTATTGAATGCAGGTTGGAATCTACAAGGCAACGGCCAAGCGGTTGACTTTGTGAAACCATACGACACTGTAAACTTTGTTGATGGTGCCAACACTACCGTGACAACCAGACCAAAAGATGACGGAACAGGTGTGGATGTGAAAGTGGATTTGGCTGACAACGTTTTGGTTGGTCAACCTGGCCAAGATGGTAAAGATGGTAAAGATGGTTCAATCGGCGCTACTGGTAAAGATGGTGCAAGTGCAGTATTGAATGGCAAAGATGGCTCAATCAGCTTGACTGGCCCTAAAGGTGCTGATGGTAAAGATGGTGCTTCTGCCACGATTGCTGTAAAAGACGGTACAAAAGGTCTAGAGCGTAATGATGGTGCAGATGGCGAAAGCAAAACTCGCATTGTTTACACCAAACCAGACGGCACAACCGAAGAAGTGGCAACCTTGAATGATGGTTTAAGCTTTGCTGGCGATAAAGGTGAGGTGATCAACAAAAAACTTAATGAACAATTGGATATTAAAGGTAAGGCAGCAGCAGATGCTGAGGTAACTGATAAAAATATCCGTGTTGACAGTGAAGAAGGTGCATTAATCATTAAAATGGCAAAAATGCTGCAAGATTTAGAAGGGGCTGAGTTCACAGATAAAGATGGCAATACTGTTGTAGTTAAAGATGGCGGTATTGTGATTAAAGGAAAGGATGCTCCTGATGATAAAACTGTTAGTTTAACTACAAATGGCTTAAACAACGGTGGCAACAAAATTACTAATGTTGCACGCGGTACAGATCTCACAGATGCAGTAAATGTTGAGCAACTTGAAGAAGTTAAAAACCAAGCTGGTGCAGGTGGTTTCAATGTTGAAACTAACAGTAAAGATACTAAGAAAATTGGCAATGGCGACACAGTTGACTTTGTCAATGGCAACAATACAACTGTAAGCAAAGTAGATACACCGAAAGGCGTACAGGTAAAAGTTGATCTTGCAAAAGACTTAAAAGGTCTTAATAGTGTTGAGCTGAAAGATCCAGCAGGTAATGTAACTAACATCACTGGCAACGGTGTGAACATTTCTGGCACTAATTCTGCAGGCAACCCAAGCAATGTAAGTTTAACAGCTAATGGCTTAAATAACGGTGGTAACCGCATTACTAATGTGGCTCCAGGTGTGAAAGGTACTGATGCTGTTAACGTAAACCAACTTAATGCTGTGGGCAAACGTATTGGTGATGTGGATCGCAAAGCACGTGGTGGTATTGCTGGTTCAGCTGCTATGGCAAACTTGCCACAAGCTTATATTCCAGGCCATTCTATGGTAGCAGTTGCTGCAAGCACACACCGTGGTGCAAATGCAGTAGCTCTAGGGGTTTCTCGCATTTCAGACAGTGGGCATGTCATCATTAAATTAAGTGGTTCTGCAGACTCTGAAGGCGGTAAATCTGCTGGAATTGGTGTTGGCTATCAATGGTAA
- a CDS encoding mechanosensitive ion channel family protein, protein MTENNSLTLVTHTITQWKDWLIGFIPNILSAIILLTLFYFLAKILSKAALRIYSRLFPKNLRAAKGISIGVKILIWFLGIILALEVLHLASFLTHLLAGAGIVGIIAGFAFKDIASNAFSGLLIKSEQPFEVGDWVNINNSIGKVVNIGLVTVELMTIEGETALIPNQMIYSDEFFNYSKLKKRRVILSTGVSYGDDLDKVRQVTLDLMQEWDFVIDKNDINFYFTDIGSSTFDFIIRFWVDFVTYEDYLESKSKAIMALKKRFEQENISIAYNVTTLDFGVKGGVNLFDKAIQINDNGSATKTQ, encoded by the coding sequence ATGACAGAAAACAATTCATTAACCTTAGTAACGCACACCATTACACAATGGAAAGACTGGCTAATTGGCTTTATTCCCAATATCCTCTCTGCCATTATTTTGCTCACTCTTTTCTATTTTCTTGCCAAAATTCTAAGCAAAGCAGCGTTGCGCATTTATAGCCGCTTATTCCCGAAAAACTTACGCGCCGCGAAAGGCATTTCCATCGGCGTAAAAATTCTGATCTGGTTTTTAGGCATTATTCTTGCCTTAGAAGTATTACACCTTGCTTCATTCCTTACCCATTTATTAGCCGGTGCTGGAATTGTAGGGATTATCGCAGGCTTCGCCTTTAAAGATATTGCATCTAATGCTTTTTCTGGCTTGCTGATTAAATCAGAACAGCCATTTGAAGTGGGCGATTGGGTAAACATCAACAATTCCATTGGTAAAGTGGTGAATATCGGCTTGGTAACAGTAGAATTAATGACCATTGAAGGCGAAACCGCGCTGATCCCAAATCAAATGATTTATAGCGATGAGTTTTTTAACTACTCCAAGCTGAAAAAACGTCGTGTAATTTTGTCTACGGGCGTTTCTTATGGCGATGACCTTGACAAGGTTCGTCAAGTAACCCTTGACTTAATGCAAGAATGGGATTTCGTGATCGATAAAAATGACATCAACTTCTACTTCACTGATATTGGCAGCTCAACCTTTGATTTTATTATTCGTTTCTGGGTTGATTTTGTTACTTATGAAGATTATTTAGAATCCAAAAGTAAAGCCATTATGGCATTGAAAAAACGCTTTGAACAAGAAAATATCAGCATTGCCTACAACGTAACTACCCTAGATTTTGGCGTGAAAGGTGGCGTGAACTTGTTCGATAAAGCCATTCAAATCAATGACAATGGCTCAGCAACAAAAACACAATAA
- the lptF gene encoding LPS export ABC transporter permease LptF, which yields MILTRYITKEVLKSQTAILFILLLIFFCQQLVRVLGSAANGKVPADLVFSLLGLGMPTMAQLMLPLCLFIAILLTFGRLYAESEITVMRACGVGQSLLVKVALILSLATAGLAAYNALVLSPWALQKQSQIVKDAKANPTMGALAAGQFISANSSDLVLFIDKVQNNTIQGVYVFQMQNKKNEKPSVIVADSGELTALPNGDQVLNLNHSQRIEGSAMLPDFRITDFEQYQAYLGYKATENDSDDAETLPLNQLLTSTTPAGKTELHWRITLILAVPIMALIAVPLSRVNPRQGRFAKILPALLLYLIYFLLQSSFKSAGAAGKLDASLLMPLVNVAFLALGIVLNSWNSALMYKIRYQLFKKRA from the coding sequence GTGATTTTAACCAGATATATAACTAAAGAAGTATTAAAAAGCCAAACGGCGATCCTCTTCATTTTGCTCCTCATCTTTTTTTGCCAACAACTTGTACGAGTGTTAGGTTCCGCAGCAAATGGTAAAGTACCCGCCGATCTTGTATTTTCCTTACTTGGATTAGGAATGCCAACAATGGCGCAATTGATGCTGCCATTATGCTTATTTATTGCCATTCTGCTTACATTTGGACGACTTTATGCTGAAAGTGAAATCACCGTAATGCGTGCTTGTGGTGTGGGGCAAAGTTTATTAGTAAAAGTAGCGTTAATCTTATCGTTAGCCACGGCGGGGCTAGCCGCTTACAATGCGTTGGTTTTATCCCCTTGGGCGTTGCAAAAGCAAAGCCAAATTGTTAAAGATGCCAAAGCTAATCCTACAATGGGCGCGCTAGCTGCTGGTCAATTTATTTCTGCAAACAGCAGTGATTTAGTGCTGTTTATTGATAAAGTGCAAAATAATACCATTCAAGGCGTCTATGTTTTCCAAATGCAAAATAAAAAAAATGAGAAACCTTCTGTGATTGTGGCGGATTCAGGTGAACTCACCGCTTTGCCAAATGGCGATCAGGTTTTAAATCTTAATCACAGCCAACGCATTGAAGGTAGCGCAATGTTGCCCGATTTTCGGATTACGGATTTTGAGCAATATCAAGCCTATTTAGGTTATAAAGCCACAGAAAATGATAGCGATGATGCGGAAACCCTGCCGTTAAACCAACTGCTAACTAGCACCACGCCAGCGGGAAAAACGGAACTTCATTGGCGCATTACCTTAATTCTCGCCGTGCCAATTATGGCATTAATTGCCGTGCCATTGAGCCGAGTGAATCCGCGTCAAGGAAGATTTGCCAAAATTTTACCCGCACTTTTGCTGTATTTAATTTACTTTTTACTGCAAAGCTCATTCAAATCTGCCGGTGCGGCAGGTAAATTAGATGCCAGCCTGTTAATGCCACTGGTGAATGTTGCCTTTTTAGCCTTAGGGATTGTGCTAAATAGCTGGAACAGCGCCTTGATGTACAAAATTCGCTATCAACTCTTCAAGAAACGAGCCTAA
- the lptG gene encoding LPS export ABC transporter permease LptG, with the protein MMNTLDRYIGKSILGAIFATLLTLVGLSAIIKFVEQFRNVGRGTYDVLQAGLFTVLTIPKDVETFFPMAALLGALIALGNLASRSELVVMQASGFSRLKIGFAVMKTAIPLVIMTMIIGEWGIPQTEQFARDMRAKAISGGEMLSVKNGVWAKDGNDFIYVRRITDNVKLNDIYIYHFNDKRQLEQVSHANQAEFKDGNWQLMQVNKSHISADKITTVNYLNEAWQTTLTPDKLGIVSLRPTSLSISGLADYIAFMKETGQDAKRFELTYWRKIFQPISVGVMMLLALSFIFGPLRSVTMGARMITGICFGFLFYVVNEIFGPLSLVYNVPPIAGALMPSGLFILITWWLLARKR; encoded by the coding sequence ATGATGAATACATTAGACCGTTATATTGGAAAATCCATTTTAGGGGCGATTTTCGCCACCTTGCTCACCTTGGTGGGGCTTTCTGCCATCATTAAATTTGTGGAACAATTTCGCAATGTGGGGCGAGGCACTTATGATGTGTTGCAAGCAGGGCTTTTCACCGTTTTAACCATTCCTAAAGATGTTGAAACCTTCTTCCCGATGGCGGCGTTATTAGGTGCGCTGATCGCCCTTGGTAACTTAGCCAGCCGTAGCGAATTAGTGGTAATGCAAGCCTCTGGATTTTCACGTTTAAAAATTGGTTTTGCGGTAATGAAAACCGCCATTCCTTTGGTGATTATGACGATGATCATTGGCGAATGGGGCATTCCGCAAACGGAACAATTTGCCCGTGATATGCGTGCTAAAGCCATTTCAGGCGGTGAAATGCTTTCGGTTAAAAATGGTGTGTGGGCAAAAGACGGCAATGATTTTATTTATGTCAGACGCATCACCGATAACGTCAAACTCAATGATATTTATATTTATCATTTCAATGATAAACGTCAGTTAGAGCAAGTTAGCCACGCCAATCAAGCAGAGTTTAAAGATGGCAACTGGCAATTGATGCAAGTGAATAAATCACACATTTCAGCGGACAAAATCACCACTGTCAATTATCTCAACGAAGCGTGGCAAACCACCTTAACGCCCGATAAATTAGGCATTGTGTCTTTACGTCCGACATCGCTTTCTATTTCAGGGCTAGCGGATTACATTGCCTTTATGAAAGAAACAGGGCAAGACGCCAAGCGTTTTGAACTCACTTACTGGCGGAAAATCTTTCAACCGATTTCCGTAGGCGTAATGATGTTGCTGGCGCTCTCTTTCATCTTTGGCCCATTGCGTAGCGTAACGATGGGCGCAAGAATGATCACAGGCATTTGCTTTGGCTTTTTATTTTATGTGGTCAATGAGATTTTCGGCCCACTTAGTTTAGTTTATAATGTGCCGCCAATCGCAGGGGCATTAATGCCAAGCGGATTATTTATTCTTATCACTTGGTGGCTACTGGCGCGCAAACGCTAG